Sequence from the Fibrobacter sp. genome:
AAACGTTTTCTCGACCTTATAATGTCTGAGGAATCCAGGGAACGTTTCAAAAAACGCACACAGATTATCTCCATAATAAGAAATTTCCTGAACAATCACGGATTCACGGAAATCGATACTCCTGTACTTACCAACAAAGCCACTGGCGCCCTTGCCAGACCCTTTGTTACTCATCACAACGCACTGGATATCGATGTCTACCTGAGGATCGCACCGGAAACATATCTGAAACGGGCTATTGCAGGCGGGTTTGACAGAGTCTATGAATTTGCACGTTCATTCAGAAACGAAGGTATGGATGCCTCTCATCTGCCGGATTTCACTCTCCTTGAATACTACTGCGCCTACTGGAACTATATCGATAACATGAATTTCACCGAAGCGCTCTTCAAGGAACTCCTGATGAAGCTCAACGGGAGTCTCAAATTGACATACGAGGGCACCGAGATCTCCTTCGAGGGACAGTGGCCCCGCTTCTCCTTCCGTGAACTTATCCTCCGGGACTGCGGAATCGATATCGATAAATTCGCGACCAGGGATGAACTGATGGCAGAGATAAAGCGCCAGGGAATCAAATTTGAAACAGATGTAGATGTGGCCAGGGCCGGACGCGGCACACTTATCGATCTGCTCTATAAAAAAGTTTCCCGTCCTGCGCTGATCAATCCGGTTTTTATTACTCATCACCCCCTTGACCTCTCTCCTCTGGCCCGTAAAAACGACCAGAACCCGATGGTGGTCGACCGGTTTCAACTGGTTGTAAACGGCTGGGAAGTGGTAAACGCATACTCCGAGCTTGTGGATCCTGTTGATCAGGCCGAGAGGTTTAAACAGCAGGCCGAAGCCAGGGCTCATGGCGATCAGGAAACCATGGAGGTGGACAACGATTTCCTTCAGTGCATGGAATTCGGTATGCCTCCAATTTCCGGCTGGGGCATGGGAATCGACCGTATCGTTGCACTCCTTACAAACGCCTCCACGTTGAGAGATGTGATACTTTTCCCTCTCATGCGTCCGGAGTGAACCTGATGAGTTCTCTGGAGACATTTATCTCATTTCGCTACCTGCGCGGCAAGCGCAGGATCGGCACCTATGTGACTGCTGTCGGGATCTGCCTGGGCAGTTTCGTTCTGATAATCGCCCTCTCAATTGCAAACGGGTTCGAGAAAGAGGTGCGGGATCGTATCGTAGGCACAAATGCCCATGCCAATAT
This genomic interval carries:
- a CDS encoding lysine--tRNA ligase; translation: KRFLDLIMSEESRERFKKRTQIISIIRNFLNNHGFTEIDTPVLTNKATGALARPFVTHHNALDIDVYLRIAPETYLKRAIAGGFDRVYEFARSFRNEGMDASHLPDFTLLEYYCAYWNYIDNMNFTEALFKELLMKLNGSLKLTYEGTEISFEGQWPRFSFRELILRDCGIDIDKFATRDELMAEIKRQGIKFETDVDVARAGRGTLIDLLYKKVSRPALINPVFITHHPLDLSPLARKNDQNPMVVDRFQLVVNGWEVVNAYSELVDPVDQAERFKQQAEARAHGDQETMEVDNDFLQCMEFGMPPISGWGMGIDRIVALLTNASTLRDVILFPLMRPE